acaaataatattttttggccAAAACCTTACTACTATGAATTATAAAAgggaaaattaaaaagatagcACTTTAGCGGTTGATTCTAAGTCTTGTAAGGCACTGCCGTCTCAGGATTTTGGTCATTTATAAGCTAAAGGCTCCAGTAGAAGATTTATTCAAGAAAAGCTAACTTTCTATTTAACGTTGACGTTAACTACAAAATGAACTTCACACAAGAAGCACCTGATAAGCAGATGTAGATCCTGTGGAGAGGAGGATGAAAATTCATACGCAAAAAATACATCGAAAAAAAACCTGGAGGTCATCAGAAATATGGAACCAAAGATGTTGAAAATAGCTCAGATAGAAGTGCACTATAAACCTTATGGATTGTAGTATGACCCTTAATTAAATAGGtctatttcaattcaattatggTGATTTTGTATTTTCTAGTCGACTAGAGAAATTAAGATAGAGTACAAgatgttttgattgatatatcACCTCGcccttttatatatttttgacaaaggTTCTAATGTGCTTagttttaacaatttattatgaaCGTACTGGTAGTTGCTATTATTGAGTATATGTAAATCTAAAACATAGACcgtgaaattttccaaaaatgagaaatcttgcaattaattacttttaaaataaacattggATTAACCtcgatttttatgaaactttcattataatttacTCACCATATTAAAtactatttcttttttattcatagCATCTTGCTTTTTGTGATCCCTCTTATAATCAGTTTGAGCATTTTTAACATGCCTCTGTATCACCAACATGATTTTATCGTCTTTTAATCTATAATAACCAGAAAGAACTGGGTCTcgaacgtttttattttttaataaattaatgctTTGTGAGGGTTCGTCTGCAGAAGTCAACATTATTACAGTACCATCTGGATAAaacctaaaattaaaatagattcTCACAGGTTTCTTTAAAATCTTCAACTTTTAGCCATCAATTTTAGTGAAATCTTGCTATGTTCAATTTTCATCTCAAATAATGtcaatattagaataaaaattaatttatgaatagGCTTACCTCAGATAGCGATAATAAGCGACCAAATACCAAGGCCTATAGAATTGATCTTGGAAACTGTTTTCGCCATTGCGAATATAAGTAGTTTTGCTAATGTAACAGCCATTAAAATTGACTCTTGGCCTATCAATGAACATGTTTCTCCAAGTTTTATAATCGCCAGGGGAAGAACCACAATTCACTCCCcatattctataaaaaaaattattaaccataggattttagtaaaaatcaagaaatgaaaattctattattattactggcttttaaaatcaacaatactaaaataaaatagaaatttaaaacTTGTTCAAGTTGGCacaaaatgtaaacaaacaattcaaaaattttgttaaagacCATTAGAGgacttatttgtttttatcaaagttaagatatttaaaaaaatgtttttggtaCAATGAATTGAATCAGAGTGTCAGTTTACCTTAATCTATGGAGTATATAGGTACCTAAAACAATTTGGAGATTATTGAAGGTGAAGTACTGAAATTAGGCCACATAATCAAATAAAAGcttaagaaataataaagaGTAAAAAATAgataacgataaaaaaaatagttcatgCTGAGACAATAACAAATAAACTGTAAGAACTTATGGAAAAGGAGCAGTCAGAAGGTTCAAATGCGCTAAGCCTTGTATGAACTTGTATGAAAACTGATAGTTAAAATCCAGTTCAAAAGTTCATAGTCACAATAGTGAAGAGCACATAAACTTCTATTTCTTTAGTGAGCCATTGGGATTACTAAGATCAGTAAAATACTTTGTAGATTAGATGCATTGTTCCtaccacaaaaaaaaacaaataaattcaatatcgGATATAGAATAATCTTTATGGTTAAAGATAGCATCTTGGAAACATCTTCAGAATTGAATGAGTTGTTAACTATAGAGCTGATTATGGATTCTAAACCAGAAAGTCATTTTCATCAGAATTTCCAaataccacactttatttaaaaatttcaaatttaaaatgaatggTTCATAGTAGCAATAGTAGCATGGTGTCATTAAGCACATAGACTTTCTGATAGGTCCATCGTGCCTCTACTTCCATGCACCAATGACACACCGGATAGTCCATGATGCCTATGGTGTGAAGATACCATGTCCACTCACTAGTCGGACTTCACGCCTTGCAAGCAGACTATTGAGAGTTACGATAGCAACACTTTTGGCTACACAAAGAATGAGTTCTAAGCCCGTTGATGAATGAGTCCCCTTCGTCATTGTCCTTGTTGCCTGAGTGACATCACTTACCAGTTCTTGTAGAACTTTTATGCGCTCCAGCGCTAGCCTAGAGGACTCCTTACAGCCGTATGACATCTGGCATCACGGCTATCTGAGCAATTTACTGTAGCGTTAAACATCAACATTCCATTACCCCGAATACCTCAACTTGGAAGACGTAGTGTGTTCCTCAAGAAGTTccataaatcttttatttttattacttcagTTATGTGTATTTGCAAATAGtagagaaaacaaaattgcaTGAAGTATGGGCTCCAAAGTACTACATTCTCCACATTAAAGAACTTGTGTGATTGTAATACTGATTGGGAAATCactgataaaatatttttcaatagaaaagtAGTTATTCAAATCCAATAGAATAATAATACCTCATACAAGCTATCCTCCATATCTCAGGATCTCTGGCGCACACATAAAATCCTCTACATACTCTAGAAAACATTTCCAATGATCTCATATCCAAATGTTCAGACACAACCCACTTTAATATGTACAAAATCACTTCAAAGGGCATTTGACCAATGTGAATGCcctaaaaatgatatttttcattataacgTATTATTAGATGAGATTCAGACATATAGTACCCTTTTTGGTTGTTTCGGAAGGCATAGTGTTGACTTGTTTGAAACTTTTCTTTGTAATCTAAcataaatttcttcatcttTATTATCTTCATCATCATCTGTTGATACATCATTAACATCAgtgttttctaaaaatttataaacataaaagagGAATCATGCAATTCATGTACCAATGATTCCAATTCAGTCATGTTAGAAGATTATAATTATGAGGGAATAAACtggattttgaaatatttttattacaaagaggagaaaattattttataccaaatatttatatgaaacaatCTTTGTTATATAATGGAACACAAAGTTAAAGGGCAATTAAGACTTAACACACAAAAACATAAGATAACTACAGATAATGTTATCTTGCTTTGTTTTTGAGATACAAATATTGAGTATatcatgtaaaaaataattattttatagtttaattATGTTTTATGGGGGCTTCGGCCCCTcgcccaacctaacctaaccttattgGGAGTTCGGGCACAAACCACAAGGTTGTTATTCAAgtatcaatttatcaaaaatgaagcgagatatcaaaaaattttatttttcattttattatggCCTGATTGAGTTCAATTCGTTGACAGATTATGACGCCGTGGAAATAGTAGTCTCACAAAGTCAGAACTTCTttacaaaagcaaaaaaatgtgaataaatatttaaaatttatgtataagTGGATTCAAGTGGTGTAATTTTGTTCGAGAAAATAAATcgttaaatttattacaataatcaagcattttatttttcatatgttaTTTTATACCTTTAATATTCACTTCCCTTTCCAAGCTATCCTGTTTCAGTttcattttgctttttttgtgcaataaatattcaacatcaGGTACAATTTGAACCGCTTGCTTGTAGTATTGTATAGCTTCatataattttccagaattttccATTTCAATACCTTTGAGGAAAAGTCTGGTTGctttttcattatcatcatcTTGATTAGTCGTTTTCAAGTCAAcattgttataaacattattttctgaAGTAGTAGGTACTTTTCTGAATTGTTCTTCAGTTTGGttgttttttgttgattgaatttCTTTTTGCCACTGTTCCCTGAAGGAGGAAAGGTCATCTTCCTATTACACACATTACATAGATTAGTaaaatgttttatcaataaaagcagaaaaatataatataccaCAAACACTCTCGTTTTATATTTAAGTAAAGCTATCGAGCATATAGACATATTTATATAGACCTACACttattatttcgtttttaaaaataatggtatataatactatttcaatttttatggtGTAATTCAAATTCCCTTTTCCTTATAGATAcgacaaatttaataattttcttatagCTACTCataaactatttaaataaaaggttttttatCTACATTGATCATATTGCTACGTGTTTGTAAATTCACGTACCCTAGTTGAAACAGTTGACTTATCATTATCATCGTTTGCCGGAATATccgatttttttatgttttcaaaatcatcgtccataatatttttttaataataaaattatttcattcaatatttatttacgaTGTAATGGAATACTCTTCCCTTCTACGTCAATCAAGATCTACATCTGATAGAAAGTGTAACcacattattaattttaatctaTATCCCAATCTGCACACATTTAgttacaaattacaaaaaaattaaagaattagtatatgaaattcctcaatatttttaaaattacttatcAGTGAAGGAACCTCACTGAAGATATTGACAGCATTCCTTAGATCTACAGATGGTACCACTGTGATTTAACTTTTAAAAGGCGCGAATTTATATACTTGGTtatgttaaagaaaaaaaaataataaatagtaacaGTATATATGTATGCTACGATTTAATAAGTTTGTTAAATTTAATAgcataagaaaaatataattatagaagTAACTGTActattaaaataagtttttttaacgCCGCAATGGATAACTCATCGGATGAATTGCCTGCTTCAAGAAAAAGACAACATTCTTCGCCTTCTTCAATAAACAATGAACTcgatttaaaaagaaaaaaagttgatgATGTGGAAAATATTACAAATGTTAATGTTTGCGATAATTCTGAGTAAGCTTGTatactttatttcaaattatgtagTTTTCACATGTATCATACATGATGTATGTGTGCTAACTAAGATAACCTTtgaaattgcaattttttataGGCAACAAGAAGAAAACACGCTCAAAACTGAGCTATTAAATACAACAGGAAGTGAATTGAAAACAGATATTTCTCGGCAGGACATTAAGGAATGTAAAAATCTAGGTGAAGAGAACAAACAAAATTGTGAAGATGCTATTGGAAGTGCATCTGAGAACAGCATAGATAATAAGTAAgagttttctgaaaaatattcacGTAATAATGTTCCCCTTTTTCCAGACTAGAAGATAAGTTACAAACTAAGAATAATTCAGAAACTAACGAAATTGTAGCATTTAGAAATCttgcaattgaagaaaaaaatgaagaacataTAGATGAGaccaaaataatcaatttaattagtACTAAGGACCAAATCAGAGAAGAGAAAAATAGGTAAAGTAATGATTGATTACCCATCTTCAAATAGAAAAGTGATTGTTATTGTGATTTTCAGAGAAAACATTGccttggaaaaaaatgaaaacgaaGAAGGAGgagaaaaacaaacaattccAACTGATAAAAATGAATCTATAGAGAATCAAAACTCTCCCAAGGAAACTAATGATCCAGTTGAATATGTAATATCAGATAGTGATGAGGAAGTGACAAAGTCAAGTGAATCAAACACCccaattaaaatgaaatcagATTTATCTGCCAAAAAGCTAACGCCTAAGCAGTTGAAACGAAAACTGGAACATGAAAAAAGGAAACAAGAAAAgcagaaagaaaaagaagagagaATGAAAAGGAGATTAGAAGAACAATTAAAAAGAAAGGAGGTCAAAGACAAGGAGcagaaagaaaaagaattaaagaaaaaagaactGGAAAAGGAAagagaattgaaaaagaaagaaaaagaagaaagggAGGAAAAGAAGCgcaaagaaaaagaagaaaaggaacagaaaagaaaagagaaagaagaaaaagaagagcaAAAGCGTAAAGAACGtgaagaagaaaaactgaaaaaattacaagaaattgaagaaaaaaacagagagaaattgaaagaagaagagaagaaacAAAAAGCAGCTGCCGcctttgtgaatttttttgttcctaAAAAAACTGATGATGCGCAAGACATCAAAAAAACACAAACTTCAAACTTTTTACAGTTTGAAGTTAAATCAGACATGAAGTTGCCTTTACCCAGAAGGGATTACTTGACAAAAGAACAAAAGGATCAATTGGATTTGTATTTAGAAAACCAAGATACTGAATCATCATACTTAAAGGATCTCTCTTCTGGAAAAATTATTGGGAAAAGCCTTAAGACCTGGCCTTATGAAGAATCAACAGAAGATGATGTAGTTATTGTGGATTTAGGAGAAACAATTTTTGAAGAGAAGTCGCAAAAATATAGAGGAAAATTTTTGTACTTCCATGAAAACCGCAGACCAGCATATTATGGTACTTGGAGGAAAAAGAGTACAGTAATCAAACCACGTAAACCTTTTGCGGAAGACCAAAAAGTTTTTAACTATGAAGAAGATTCAGACGATGATTGGGAAGAGGAAGAACAAGGAGAATCCCTCAACGCTTCTGAAGATGAAgctgaaaaagaaaatgaagatgaaaaaGATGATTATGAAGTAGACAACGAATTTTTTGTTCCACATGGCCATTTAAGTGATGATGAAATAGATGATGAGGAAATGGCGCGATTATCACCAgaatttctaaaacaaaaactCATGCTATTGAAAGAAGAATTTGATCACGATATGCAATCTAAGACACACAAATTGAAGCCTCGATCGATCGGTTGTATTTGGTACAATAAAGATAGCAGTAATGTAGAAGAAGCTGTAGACAGATATTTACAACCTTTGGCAATAATCTCCCGTAATCAAATAGTTATTAAAAAGAGGGATGATATCCTATTagttaaagaaaaaaagaaaataattaaagaacTAGATTCGGAATTAATTCCTAGGTTCTTAAAGATGATTCATGGCAGTTCATGTAAGAAGAGTGTCCTAgtagataaatttttaactgcagtggaaaataatggaaatataactCAAGTTTCTAAAAGAATGTTAGTCAGGACTATAAGGAAATACGCCAATTGGGAAAAATACAGAGATGAGGAAACAAAAAGATTCAAGTTTCGTTGGTGTGTTAATCAAGATATGagagaaaaatatgatttaacaAAAGTTAAAGATGATTGTAGGTAGGGTAGAAGTATTGTATCTTAAGCTTTGATCAAgtcgaaatataaataattacaggagagaaaatattaattgttactgtccatttttatataaaaacaacttTTGCAAATAAAACTGTTGTATAGACAATATTGTTTTACTACCAGGTTTAAACTATAGCTTTTTTCGCCAGTCGGATTCCGAATCAGTTGAGGGATCAACACCACAGTGACAACTTTGAAAGTATGCATGCGATCGGTCATTGAACTAATTCAGAATCGCTTATAATAACGCGGACAGAAGCGTAATGGGAATAATTTAGACAGGGTAAAGTCCCATTCCTTCCTTCCCAGATTGCAGTATTTAAAGGTAGTTACAAAAGCATGTTAATTGCaccaaacaaatactattttatatttgagaCCTTTTTCGTAGTATAAAGTGATCAAATCCACTACTGTGTGATAGAGTTGCAACTTAAGGACCTTACGAAATCCCAATTTGTCTAAGTATGGAtcttcgaataaaaaaatttcttacagTGTGAAACACCCAAATGTAATGaattcgttaataaataaaaaagggcGTGTTGGGAGGAACGCTAGGACATTTcgttttgtattttcaaatgcgCATATGcttttaaaatttatacagtGTAAGTCATGTGACAGTGACCAATAGGTACCACTCTTCTTAATTTAAATGCCACCCCCTGTATATAAGGTGAAGGCTGGAAAACTGATTAACACTCTTATCGGTTATTTCTGAAAAAGGATGTTTGTGTTGTAAATAGGATTGTAGTTAAAACGTAATTAATATGAAGGTTCATTCTAAAACCTGTTGAGGGCATCAGTCATTCACTGACGGCTTAAACCAATGCAACTTGTACTCTATTTCAGTTCAAATGAAATATacgttatttatatatatttatatgattacATGCATAGACAtagtaatttattattactgtCTGTGATTACTGAATATTACATAGATTAGTAAACATTtacgaataaaaaagaagaagactaaTAGCTATTGAAGTTTTTTggtttatagtttttattgtgGCCGCCCTGATCTGTCTTTCATATTCTTAAAGTCAAGATGGTAGGtagcttattttttaaatcttgtaCCATCTACATCTAAAGTGAAGTAAAATGTTAtcataaaatgttaaaatgatttttaaaattttcaattcgtaATTTGAGTGAATATTTCATAGGTGCTGTGAAAGtataattaacattttcatCTTCAAAATACTCGGACTCACCTAATagtgttattttgtttttaacttATATTTAAAGCAGTAAaggttttttatattcaaatatggtacaaaaactttataattattttaacatattttgaatacattatATTAATACGTATTTAGTAGTTGTTTATAAATACTAACCTACGTTTTAGGCTCGAGGACCTAAGAAGCATCTAAAGCGTTTGAACGCACCTAAAGCATGGATGTTGGACAAATTGGGTGGTGTATTTGCCCCCCGTCCATCGACTGGTCCTCACAAATTGAGAGAATCACTCCCATTAGTAATTTTCTTGAGGAACAGGCTGAAATATGCTCTAACTAACAGTGAAGTTACAAAAATTGTTATGCAAAGATTGATCAAAGTTGACGGAAAAGTAAGAACCGATAGTAAC
The window above is part of the Diorhabda sublineata isolate icDioSubl1.1 chromosome 3, icDioSubl1.1, whole genome shotgun sequence genome. Proteins encoded here:
- the LOC130442123 gene encoding F-box only protein 9 gives rise to the protein MDDDFENIKKSDIPANDDNDKSTVSTREDDLSSFREQWQKEIQSTKNNQTEEQFRKVPTTSENNVYNNVDLKTTNQDDDNEKATRLFLKGIEMENSGKLYEAIQYYKQAVQIVPDVEYLLHKKSKMKLKQDSLEREVNIKENTDVNDVSTDDDEDNKDEEIYVRLQRKVSNKSTLCLPKQPKRGIHIGQMPFEVILYILKWVVSEHLDMRSLEMFSRVCRGFYVCARDPEIWRIACMRIWGVNCGSSPGDYKTWRNMFIDRPRVNFNGCYISKTTYIRNGENSFQDQFYRPWYLVAYYRYLRFYPDGTVIMLTSADEPSQSINLLKNKNVRDPVLSGYYRLKDDKIMLVIQRHVKNAQTDYKRDHKKQDAMNKKEIVFNMEFQIKSKRKKHDQLHWSHYSIATRGRGIPESITNFDLYGSRYPPLVFSRVKSYTENSENLLT
- the LOC130442122 gene encoding chromatin assembly factor 1 subunit A-like, yielding MDNSSDELPASRKRQHSSPSSINNELDLKRKKVDDVENITNVNVCDNSEQQEENTLKTELLNTTGSELKTDISRQDIKECKNLGEENKQNCEDAIGSASENSIDNKLEDKLQTKNNSETNEIVAFRNLAIEEKNEEHIDETKIINLISTKDQIREEKNRENIALEKNENEEGGEKQTIPTDKNESIENQNSPKETNDPVEYVISDSDEEVTKSSESNTPIKMKSDLSAKKLTPKQLKRKLEHEKRKQEKQKEKEERMKRRLEEQLKRKEVKDKEQKEKELKKKELEKERELKKKEKEEREEKKRKEKEEKEQKRKEKEEKEEQKRKEREEEKLKKLQEIEEKNREKLKEEEKKQKAAAAFVNFFVPKKTDDAQDIKKTQTSNFLQFEVKSDMKLPLPRRDYLTKEQKDQLDLYLENQDTESSYLKDLSSGKIIGKSLKTWPYEESTEDDVVIVDLGETIFEEKSQKYRGKFLYFHENRRPAYYGTWRKKSTVIKPRKPFAEDQKVFNYEEDSDDDWEEEEQGESLNASEDEAEKENEDEKDDYEVDNEFFVPHGHLSDDEIDDEEMARLSPEFLKQKLMLLKEEFDHDMQSKTHKLKPRSIGCIWYNKDSSNVEEAVDRYLQPLAIISRNQIVIKKRDDILLVKEKKKIIKELDSELIPRFLKMIHGSSCKKSVLVDKFLTAVENNGNITQVSKRMLVRTIRKYANWEKYRDEETKRFKFRWCVNQDMREKYDLTKVKDDCR